The Chloroflexota bacterium genome window below encodes:
- the uvrB gene encoding excinuclease ABC subunit UvrB, which produces MFCLRPPGSDESVPEFQLVSEFKPMGDQPEAIRRLLAGIDANYKHQTLLGATGTGKTFVMASVIEAIQRPALILAHNKTLAAQLYAEFREFFPHNAVEYFVSYYDYYQPEAYIPRTDTFIEKDASINDEIDRLRLAATASLFSRRDVVIVASVSAIYGLGSPQDYGREVVHLGVGETIRRNLILRRLVDIYYDRNDVALQRGKFRVRGDTLEIQPAYGQTAYRIELWGDEVERIKEIDTLTGEVLAEHSEIDIFPAKHFVTPADKLAEAVGKIEDELEERIAWFKENDLLLEAQRIEQRTRYDLEMMREVGYCSGIENYSQPLSGRPPGSQPWTLLDYFPADWLCIVDESHMTIPQIRGMFRGDRSRKQVLVDFGFRLPSALDNRPLQFDEFETMVNQVVYTSATPGPYEREVSSQVVDQVIRPTGLLDPVVEIRPVSGQVDDLVGEIRQRLSKGQRVLVTTLTKRMAEDLADYLADLGIRVHYLHSEIHTLERVEILRDLRLGVYDVVVGINLLREGLDLPEVSLVAILDADKEGFLRSESALIQNMGRAARHVEGKALLYADRITDSMRRAIEETDRRREKQRQYNEQHGIEPASIVKSIRDLTQRLQLSVAEQSEDYEVEVGEDGRVAQPLNALPRGERVRIIRDLEGEMHQAAEDLRFEEAAALRDQIIELKRSLQEDSGLPAWKRDTLVEIEEQVDYAISRDPA; this is translated from the coding sequence ATGTTCTGTTTACGACCTCCCGGGAGCGATGAATCGGTGCCGGAATTCCAGTTAGTTTCAGAGTTCAAACCAATGGGCGACCAGCCGGAAGCGATACGCCGGTTGCTTGCCGGCATCGACGCGAACTACAAGCATCAGACCCTGCTGGGCGCAACCGGCACGGGAAAAACCTTCGTGATGGCTTCGGTAATCGAGGCGATTCAGCGACCTGCATTGATCCTGGCCCACAACAAGACGCTGGCAGCTCAGTTGTATGCCGAGTTTCGGGAGTTCTTCCCGCATAACGCAGTGGAATACTTCGTCAGCTACTACGATTACTACCAGCCAGAGGCCTACATCCCCAGAACGGACACTTTCATCGAGAAGGATGCTAGCATCAACGACGAGATCGACCGCCTTCGTCTGGCTGCCACCGCATCCCTGTTTTCCCGCCGCGATGTGGTCATCGTAGCCTCCGTGTCGGCGATCTATGGCCTTGGCAGCCCACAGGATTATGGACGGGAGGTCGTTCATCTTGGCGTTGGGGAGACGATTCGACGAAATCTCATCCTGCGGCGACTGGTGGATATTTATTACGACCGAAACGACGTGGCGCTGCAGCGAGGAAAGTTCCGGGTCAGGGGCGATACACTGGAGATCCAGCCGGCCTATGGCCAGACCGCCTATCGGATCGAACTATGGGGTGATGAAGTCGAACGCATCAAGGAGATCGATACCCTGACTGGCGAGGTGCTGGCCGAGCATTCAGAGATCGACATTTTCCCGGCAAAACATTTCGTGACTCCTGCCGATAAACTGGCGGAAGCTGTGGGCAAGATCGAGGATGAACTGGAGGAACGGATCGCCTGGTTCAAGGAGAACGATCTGCTTCTGGAGGCCCAACGAATCGAACAGCGTACCCGCTACGATCTGGAGATGATGCGCGAGGTGGGTTACTGCTCGGGAATCGAGAACTACAGCCAGCCTCTGAGCGGACGTCCTCCCGGGTCTCAGCCCTGGACGCTGCTTGATTATTTTCCTGCTGATTGGCTCTGCATCGTCGATGAAAGCCACATGACCATTCCCCAGATCCGGGGCATGTTTCGCGGCGACCGGTCGCGCAAACAGGTCCTGGTCGATTTTGGATTCAGGTTGCCATCGGCGTTGGATAACCGGCCGTTGCAGTTCGACGAGTTCGAGACGATGGTAAACCAGGTGGTCTACACGAGCGCGACGCCCGGCCCTTACGAGCGCGAGGTGTCAAGTCAGGTGGTGGACCAGGTCATTCGCCCGACAGGATTGCTGGACCCTGTGGTGGAGATCAGGCCTGTTAGTGGCCAGGTTGACGATCTGGTAGGCGAGATTCGCCAGCGTCTGAGCAAAGGGCAGCGGGTTCTTGTCACTACATTGACAAAGCGCATGGCCGAGGATTTGGCGGACTACCTGGCTGATCTGGGAATCAGGGTTCATTATCTCCACAGCGAGATCCATACGCTCGAGCGGGTGGAAATACTGCGCGACCTGCGGCTCGGCGTCTATGACGTGGTTGTCGGGATAAACCTGTTGCGAGAGGGGCTTGATCTGCCCGAGGTGAGCCTTGTCGCTATTTTGGATGCCGATAAAGAGGGTTTTCTGCGATCAGAGTCCGCTCTCATTCAGAACATGGGGCGCGCCGCTCGCCATGTCGAAGGCAAAGCGTTGCTGTATGCCGATCGCATCACCGATAGCATGCGGCGCGCTATCGAGGAAACCGACCGGCGCCGTGAAAAGCAGCGGCAATACAACGAGCAACATGGAATCGAACCGGCGAGCATCGTGAAGTCTATTCGCGACCTGACGCAGCGGCTGCAGCTTAGCGTTGCAGAGCAGAGCGAAGACTACGAGGTTGAAGTGGGCGAGGATGGCCGCGTGGCACAGCCTCTGAACGCCCTGCCCAGGGGTGAACGGGTCAGGATTATCCGCGACCTGGAAGGGGAAATGCACCAGGCTGCTGAAGATCTTCGGTTCGAAGAAGCGGCAGCTCTCCGAGATCAAATTATCGAACTCAAACGCAGTCTGCAGGAGGATTCCGGTCTGCCGGCCTGGAAACGGGATACTCTGGTCGAAATCGAGGAACAGGTTGATTACGCGATCAGCCGGGATCCAGCTTAA